One region of Tamandua tetradactyla isolate mTamTet1 chromosome 6, mTamTet1.pri, whole genome shotgun sequence genomic DNA includes:
- the PER1 gene encoding period circadian protein homolog 1 isoform X3 yields MSGPLEGADGGGDPRPGEPFCSGRAPSPGPPQHRPCPGPSLGDDTDANSNGSSGNESNGPESRGASQRSSHSSSSGNGKDSALLETTESSKSTNSQSPSPPSSSIAYSLLSASSEQDNPSTSGCSSEQSARARTQKELMTALRELKLRLPPERRGKGRSGTLATLQYALACVKQVQANQEYYQQWSLEEGEPCAMDMSTYTLEELEHITSEYTLRNQDTFSVAVSFLTGRIVYISEQAGVLLRCKRDVFRDARFSELLAPQDVGVFYGSTAPSRLPTWGTGASAGSSPKDFTQEKSVFCRIRGGPDRDPGPRYQPFRLTPYVTKIRVSDGAPAQPCCLLIAERIHSGYEAPRIPPDKRIFTTQHTPSCLFQDVDERAAPLLGYLPQDLLGAPVLLFLHPEDRPLMLAIHKKILQLAGQPFDHSPIRFCARNGEYVTMDTSWAGFVHPWSRKVAFVLGRHKVRTAPLNEDVFTPLAPSPALSVDPDIQELSEQIHRLLLQPVHSPSPSGLCGVGPMTSSGPLLSPGSSSDSNGGDAEGPGPPAPVTFQQICKDVHLVKHQGQQLFIESRARPPPQPRLPATGTFKAKALPCQPLDPELEVAPAPFLAPLALASEEAERNEASSCSYQQINCLDSILRYLESCNIPNTTKRKCASSSSCTTSSASDDDRQRTGPVPVGTKKDPPSAVLPGVGATPRKEPVVGGPLSPLALANKAESVVSITSQCSFSSTIVHVGDKKPPESDIIMMEDLPGVTPGPAPSPAPNPMVAPDPTPDAYRPVGLTKDVLSLHTQKEEQAFLSRFRDLGRLHGLVSSSTAPSAPGQRGCHHGPTPPGRRQHCRSKAKRSRHHQNPRAEAPCYVSHPSPAPPSGPWPVSPATTPFPAVVEPYPLPVFSPRGGPQPVPAVPTSVPSSPFPAPLVTPMVALVLPNYLFPTPSSYPYGVPQPPAEGPPTPASHSPSPSLPPLPPSPPHRPDSPLFNSRCSSPLQLNLLQLEEPPRAEGLAVTGGPGSSVGLPPPSEGAAEPEARLVAVTESSSQDALSGSSDLLELLLQEDSRSGTGSAASGSLGSGSGSGSGSGSGSGSGSHERDSTSASITRSSQSSHTSKYFGSIDSSEAEAGAAQARAEPGDQVIKYVLQDPIWLLMANADQRVMMTYQVPSRDMASVLKQDRERLRAMQKQQPRFSEDQRRELGAVHSWVRKGQLPRALDVMACMDCGSSTQDPGHPDDPLFSELDGLGLEPMEEGGGEGGGGGEGRGGEGKGWGEAGAQAGASVSSSQDQAMEEEEQGGSSSSSALPAPGHQAS; encoded by the exons ATGAGTGGCCCCCTGGAAGGGGCTGATGGGGGAGGGGACCCCAGGCCTGGAGAACCCTTTTGTAGTGGGAGGGCCCCATCCCCTGGGCCCCCACAGCACCGGCCTTGCCCTGGCCCCAGCCTGGGAGATGACACCGATGCCAACAGCAATGGCTCAAGCGGCAATGAGTCCAATGGGCCCGAGTCCAGGGGTGCCTCTCAGCGGAGTTCACACAGCTCCTCTTCTGGTAATGGCAAGGACTCTGCCCTGCTAGAGACCACTGAGAGCAGCAAAAG CACCAACTCCCAGAGCCCGTCCCCACCCAGCAGCTCCATTGCCTACAGCCTCCTGAGTGCCAGCTCAGAGCAGGACAACCCATCAACCAGTGGCTGCAG CAGTGAACAGTCAGCCCGGGCAAGGACCCAGAAAGAGCTCATGACGGCCCTGCGGGAGCTCAAGCTTCGACTGCCACCAGAGCGCCGGGGCAAGGGCCGTTCTGGGACCCTGGCCACACTCCAGTACGCGCTGGCTTGTGTCAAGCAGGTGCAGG CCAACCAGGAATACTACCAGCAGTGGAGCCTGGAGGAGGGCGAGCCATGTGCCATGGACATGTCCACTTACACACTGGAGGAGCTGGAACACATCACATCTGAGTACACGCTTCGCAACCAG GATACCTTCTCGGTGGCCGTCTCCTTCTTGACAGGCCGCATTGTCTACATCTCAGAGCAGGCAGGTGTTCTGCTGCGCTGCAAGCGGGATGTGTTCCGGGATGCCCGTTTCTCAGAGCTCCTGGCTCCCCAGGACGTGGGTGTCTTCTATGGTTCCACTGCCCCATCTCGCCTGCCCACCTGGGGCACTGGGGCCTCAGCAG GTTCAAGCCCCAAGGACTTCACCCAGGAGAAGTCTGTTTTCTGCCGTATCAG AGGAGGTCCTGACCGAGATCCTGGGCCTCGGTACCAGCCATTTCGCCTTACCCCATATGTAACCAAGATCCGGGTCTCAGATGGGGCCCCTGCACAGCCGTGCTGCCTGCTCATTGCAGAGCGCATCCACTCGGGTTATGAAG CTCCCCGGATCCCCCCCGACAAGAGGATTTTTACCACGCAGCACACACCCAGCTGCCTCTTCCAGGATGTGGATGAGAG GGCTGCCCCGCTGCTGGGCTACCTGCCCCAAGACCTCCTGGGAGCCCCTGTGCTCCTCTTCCTGCACCCTGAGGACCGACCCCTCATGCTGGCCATTCATAAGAAGA TTCTGCAGTTAGCAGGCCAGCCCTTTGACCACTCCCCGATCCGCTTCTGTGCCCGCAATGGGGAGTACGTCACCATGGACACCAGCTGGGCCGGCTTCGTGCATCCCTGGAGTCGGAAGGTGGCCTTTGTGTTGGGTCGCCACAAAGTACGCAC GGCACCCCTGAATGAGGATGTGTTCACTCCTCTGGCCCCCAGCCCAGCTCTGTCTGTGGACCCTGATATCCAGGAGCTGTCAGAGCAGATTCATCGGCTGCTGTTACAG CCCGTGCACAGCCCCAGCCCTTCAGGGCTCTGTGGAGTCGGCCCCATGACGTCCTCCGGACCTCTCCTCAGCCCTGGCTCCTCCAGTGATAGCAATGGCGGGGATGCTGAGGGGCCTGGGCCTCCTGCCCCG GTGACCTTCCAGCAGATCTGTAAGGATGTGCATCTGGTGAAGCACCAGGGGCAGCAGCTTTTCATCGAGTCCCGGGCCCGGCCCCCGCCCCAGCCACGCCTTCCAG CTACAGGCACATTCAAGGCCAAGGCCCTTCCTTGCCAGCCCCTGGACCCAGAGCTGGAAGTAGCCCCTGCTCCATTCCTGGCACCACTAGCCTTGGCTTCTGAGGAGGCTGAAAGGAATGAAGCCTCCAGTTGTTCCTACCAGCAGATCAATTGTCTGGACAGCATCCTCAG GTACCTGGAGAGCTGCAACATCCCCAACACTACCAAGCGCAAATgtgcctcctcctcttcctgtACCACCTCCTCAGCCTCTGATGATGACAGGCAGAGGACAGGACCAGTCCCTGTAGGGACCAAGAAAG ATCCGCCGTCGGCAGtgctgcctggggtgggggccacCCCACGGAAGGAGCCGGTGGTGGGAGGCCCCCTAAGCCCGCTCGCCCTGGCCAATAAGGCAGAGAGCGTGGTGTCCATCACCAGTCAGTGTAGCTTCAGCTCCACCATCGTCCATGTGGGAGACAAGAAGCCCCCGGAGTCGG ACATCATCATGATGGAGGACCTGCCTGGTGtgaccccaggcccagcccccagcccagctcCCAACCCCATGGTAGCCCCTGACCCAACCCCAGATGCCTACCGCCCTGTGGGCCTGACCAAGGACGTGCTGTCTCTGCACACCCAGAAAGAGGAACAGGCCTTCCTCAGCCGCTTCCGTGATCTCGGCAGGCTGCATGGACTCGTCAGCTCCTCCACGGCCCCTTCGGCCCCTGGCCAGCGAG GCTGCCACCATGGCCCCACACCCCCTGGCCGCCGACAGCACTGCCGATCCAAAGCCAAGCGCTCACGCCACCACCAGAACCCCCGGGCTGAAGCCCCCTGCTATGTCTCCCACCCCTCACCTGCGCCACCCTCCGGCCCCTGGCCCGTCTCACCAGCTACCACGCCCTTTCCAGCTGTGGTCGAGCCTTACCCTCTTCCAGTATTCTCTCCCCGAGGAGGCCCCCAGCCTGTCCCTGCTGTCCCTACCTCTGTGCCCTCTTCACCTTTTCCTGCCCCGCTGGTAACCCCCATGGTGGCCTTGGTTCTCCCTAACTATCTATTCCCTACCCCATCTAGCTATCCCTATGGGGTGCCGCAGCCCCCTGCTGAGGGacctcccacccctgcctcccactCCCCTTCTCCATCCctgcccccactgccccccagccctccccatCGCCCGGATTCTCCACTATTCAACTCGAGATGCAGCTCCCCCCTCCAGCTGAATCTGCTACAGCTTGAGGAGCCCCCCCGTGCTGAGGGGCTTGCTGTTACTGGAGGCCCTGGGAGCAGTGTTGGGCTCCCTCCTCCCAGTGAGGGGGCTGCTGAGCCAGAGGCCAGATTG GTGGCAGTGACTGAATCCTCCAGTCAGGATGCACTGTCAGGCTCCAGTGATTTGCTGGAGCTCCTGCTGCAAGAAGACTCTCGCTCTGGCACTGGCTCTGCTGCCTCGGGCTCCTTGGGCTCTGGCTCTGGCTCGGGCTCCGGCTCGGGCTCAGGCTCGGGCTCGGGCTCCCACGAGAGGGACAGCACATCAGCCAGCATCACAC GCAGTAGTCAGAGCAGCCACACAAGCAAGTACTTCGGCAGCATCGATTCTTCTGAGGCTGAGGCTGGGGCTGCCCAGGCCAGAGCAGAGCCTGGGGACCAGGTCATTAAGTATGTGCTCCAGGATCCCATCTGGTTGCTCATGGCCAATGCGGACCAGCGAGTCATGATGACCTACCAGGTGCCCTCCAG GGACATGGCCTCGGTGCTGAAGCAGGACCGGGAGCGGCTCCGGGCCATGCAGAAGCAGCAGCCTCGGTTCTCAGAGGACCAGCGGAGAGAACTGGGTGCTGTACACTCCTGGGTCCGGAAGGGCCAGCTGCCTCGAGCCCTGGATGTGATG GCCTGCATGGACTGCGGTAGCAGCACCCAAGATCCTGGTCACCCCGACGACCCACTTTTCTCAGAGCTGGATGGACTGGGGCTGGAGCCCATGGAGGAGGGCGGAGgcgagggtggtggtggtggtgagggcagAGGAGGTGAGGGAAAGGGGTGGGGCGAGGCTGGGGCCCAAGCTGGGGCCAGTGTCTCCAGCTCTCAGGACCAGGCCATGGAGGAAGAGGAACAAGGTGGGAGCTCATCCAGTTCAGCCTTACCTGCCCCAGGACACCAAGCCAGCTAG
- the PER1 gene encoding period circadian protein homolog 1 isoform X2, translating to MGSVQAWVFGGRLHRLYLLRPRLAGDVREGPKEAPFHLWLLSATGNESSLGSQLEAPGTGCDRTSQSSDLGLQPHSLIQASRPPGASVVASPSSLFSSCPPHGPAMSGPLEGADGGGDPRPGEPFCSGRAPSPGPPQHRPCPGPSLGDDTDANSNGSSGNESNGPESRGASQRSSHSSSSGNGKDSALLETTESSKSTNSQSPSPPSSSIAYSLLSASSEQDNPSTSGCSSEQSARARTQKELMTALRELKLRLPPERRGKGRSGTLATLQYALACVKQVQANQEYYQQWSLEEGEPCAMDMSTYTLEELEHITSEYTLRNQDTFSVAVSFLTGRIVYISEQAGVLLRCKRDVFRDARFSELLAPQDVGVFYGSTAPSRLPTWGTGASAGSSPKDFTQEKSVFCRIRGGPDRDPGPRYQPFRLTPYVTKIRVSDGAPAQPCCLLIAERIHSGYEAPRIPPDKRIFTTQHTPSCLFQDVDERAAPLLGYLPQDLLGAPVLLFLHPEDRPLMLAIHKKILQLAGQPFDHSPIRFCARNGEYVTMDTSWAGFVHPWSRKVAFVLGRHKVRTAPLNEDVFTPLAPSPALSVDPDIQELSEQIHRLLLQPVHSPSPSGLCGVGPMTSSGPLLSPGSSSDSNGGDAEGPGPPAPVTFQQICKDVHLVKHQGQQLFIESRARPPPQPRLPATGTFKAKALPCQPLDPELEVAPAPFLAPLALASEEAERNEASSCSYQQINCLDSILRYLESCNIPNTTKRKCASSSSCTTSSASDDDRQRTGPVPVGTKKDIIMMEDLPGVTPGPAPSPAPNPMVAPDPTPDAYRPVGLTKDVLSLHTQKEEQAFLSRFRDLGRLHGLVSSSTAPSAPGQRGCHHGPTPPGRRQHCRSKAKRSRHHQNPRAEAPCYVSHPSPAPPSGPWPVSPATTPFPAVVEPYPLPVFSPRGGPQPVPAVPTSVPSSPFPAPLVTPMVALVLPNYLFPTPSSYPYGVPQPPAEGPPTPASHSPSPSLPPLPPSPPHRPDSPLFNSRCSSPLQLNLLQLEEPPRAEGLAVTGGPGSSVGLPPPSEGAAEPEARLVAVTESSSQDALSGSSDLLELLLQEDSRSGTGSAASGSLGSGSGSGSGSGSGSGSGSHERDSTSASITRSSQSSHTSKYFGSIDSSEAEAGAAQARAEPGDQVIKYVLQDPIWLLMANADQRVMMTYQVPSRDMASVLKQDRERLRAMQKQQPRFSEDQRRELGAVHSWVRKGQLPRALDVMACMDCGSSTQDPGHPDDPLFSELDGLGLEPMEEGGGEGGGGGEGRGGEGKGWGEAGAQAGASVSSSQDQAMEEEEQGGSSSSSALPAPGHQAS from the exons ATGGGAAGTGTCCAGGCTTGGGTCTTCGGCGGTCGACTGCACAGGCTCTACTTGCTCAGGCCGAGGCTTGCAGGGGATGTGAGAGAAGGCCCAAAGGAGGCCCCTTTCCACCTGTGGCTCCTTTCTGCCACAGGAAACGAATCTTCCCTAGGCTCCCAACTGGAAGCCCCAG GTACTGGCTGTGATCGAACTTCTCAATCCTCAGACTTAGGTCTCCAACCCCACTCCCTCATCCAGGCCTCCAGGCCCCCTGGTGCATCCGTAGTGGCCTCCCCTTCTTCCCTGTtctcctcctgccctccccatGGCCCAGCTATGAGTGGCCCCCTGGAAGGGGCTGATGGGGGAGGGGACCCCAGGCCTGGAGAACCCTTTTGTAGTGGGAGGGCCCCATCCCCTGGGCCCCCACAGCACCGGCCTTGCCCTGGCCCCAGCCTGGGAGATGACACCGATGCCAACAGCAATGGCTCAAGCGGCAATGAGTCCAATGGGCCCGAGTCCAGGGGTGCCTCTCAGCGGAGTTCACACAGCTCCTCTTCTGGTAATGGCAAGGACTCTGCCCTGCTAGAGACCACTGAGAGCAGCAAAAG CACCAACTCCCAGAGCCCGTCCCCACCCAGCAGCTCCATTGCCTACAGCCTCCTGAGTGCCAGCTCAGAGCAGGACAACCCATCAACCAGTGGCTGCAG CAGTGAACAGTCAGCCCGGGCAAGGACCCAGAAAGAGCTCATGACGGCCCTGCGGGAGCTCAAGCTTCGACTGCCACCAGAGCGCCGGGGCAAGGGCCGTTCTGGGACCCTGGCCACACTCCAGTACGCGCTGGCTTGTGTCAAGCAGGTGCAGG CCAACCAGGAATACTACCAGCAGTGGAGCCTGGAGGAGGGCGAGCCATGTGCCATGGACATGTCCACTTACACACTGGAGGAGCTGGAACACATCACATCTGAGTACACGCTTCGCAACCAG GATACCTTCTCGGTGGCCGTCTCCTTCTTGACAGGCCGCATTGTCTACATCTCAGAGCAGGCAGGTGTTCTGCTGCGCTGCAAGCGGGATGTGTTCCGGGATGCCCGTTTCTCAGAGCTCCTGGCTCCCCAGGACGTGGGTGTCTTCTATGGTTCCACTGCCCCATCTCGCCTGCCCACCTGGGGCACTGGGGCCTCAGCAG GTTCAAGCCCCAAGGACTTCACCCAGGAGAAGTCTGTTTTCTGCCGTATCAG AGGAGGTCCTGACCGAGATCCTGGGCCTCGGTACCAGCCATTTCGCCTTACCCCATATGTAACCAAGATCCGGGTCTCAGATGGGGCCCCTGCACAGCCGTGCTGCCTGCTCATTGCAGAGCGCATCCACTCGGGTTATGAAG CTCCCCGGATCCCCCCCGACAAGAGGATTTTTACCACGCAGCACACACCCAGCTGCCTCTTCCAGGATGTGGATGAGAG GGCTGCCCCGCTGCTGGGCTACCTGCCCCAAGACCTCCTGGGAGCCCCTGTGCTCCTCTTCCTGCACCCTGAGGACCGACCCCTCATGCTGGCCATTCATAAGAAGA TTCTGCAGTTAGCAGGCCAGCCCTTTGACCACTCCCCGATCCGCTTCTGTGCCCGCAATGGGGAGTACGTCACCATGGACACCAGCTGGGCCGGCTTCGTGCATCCCTGGAGTCGGAAGGTGGCCTTTGTGTTGGGTCGCCACAAAGTACGCAC GGCACCCCTGAATGAGGATGTGTTCACTCCTCTGGCCCCCAGCCCAGCTCTGTCTGTGGACCCTGATATCCAGGAGCTGTCAGAGCAGATTCATCGGCTGCTGTTACAG CCCGTGCACAGCCCCAGCCCTTCAGGGCTCTGTGGAGTCGGCCCCATGACGTCCTCCGGACCTCTCCTCAGCCCTGGCTCCTCCAGTGATAGCAATGGCGGGGATGCTGAGGGGCCTGGGCCTCCTGCCCCG GTGACCTTCCAGCAGATCTGTAAGGATGTGCATCTGGTGAAGCACCAGGGGCAGCAGCTTTTCATCGAGTCCCGGGCCCGGCCCCCGCCCCAGCCACGCCTTCCAG CTACAGGCACATTCAAGGCCAAGGCCCTTCCTTGCCAGCCCCTGGACCCAGAGCTGGAAGTAGCCCCTGCTCCATTCCTGGCACCACTAGCCTTGGCTTCTGAGGAGGCTGAAAGGAATGAAGCCTCCAGTTGTTCCTACCAGCAGATCAATTGTCTGGACAGCATCCTCAG GTACCTGGAGAGCTGCAACATCCCCAACACTACCAAGCGCAAATgtgcctcctcctcttcctgtACCACCTCCTCAGCCTCTGATGATGACAGGCAGAGGACAGGACCAGTCCCTGTAGGGACCAAGAAAG ACATCATCATGATGGAGGACCTGCCTGGTGtgaccccaggcccagcccccagcccagctcCCAACCCCATGGTAGCCCCTGACCCAACCCCAGATGCCTACCGCCCTGTGGGCCTGACCAAGGACGTGCTGTCTCTGCACACCCAGAAAGAGGAACAGGCCTTCCTCAGCCGCTTCCGTGATCTCGGCAGGCTGCATGGACTCGTCAGCTCCTCCACGGCCCCTTCGGCCCCTGGCCAGCGAG GCTGCCACCATGGCCCCACACCCCCTGGCCGCCGACAGCACTGCCGATCCAAAGCCAAGCGCTCACGCCACCACCAGAACCCCCGGGCTGAAGCCCCCTGCTATGTCTCCCACCCCTCACCTGCGCCACCCTCCGGCCCCTGGCCCGTCTCACCAGCTACCACGCCCTTTCCAGCTGTGGTCGAGCCTTACCCTCTTCCAGTATTCTCTCCCCGAGGAGGCCCCCAGCCTGTCCCTGCTGTCCCTACCTCTGTGCCCTCTTCACCTTTTCCTGCCCCGCTGGTAACCCCCATGGTGGCCTTGGTTCTCCCTAACTATCTATTCCCTACCCCATCTAGCTATCCCTATGGGGTGCCGCAGCCCCCTGCTGAGGGacctcccacccctgcctcccactCCCCTTCTCCATCCctgcccccactgccccccagccctccccatCGCCCGGATTCTCCACTATTCAACTCGAGATGCAGCTCCCCCCTCCAGCTGAATCTGCTACAGCTTGAGGAGCCCCCCCGTGCTGAGGGGCTTGCTGTTACTGGAGGCCCTGGGAGCAGTGTTGGGCTCCCTCCTCCCAGTGAGGGGGCTGCTGAGCCAGAGGCCAGATTG GTGGCAGTGACTGAATCCTCCAGTCAGGATGCACTGTCAGGCTCCAGTGATTTGCTGGAGCTCCTGCTGCAAGAAGACTCTCGCTCTGGCACTGGCTCTGCTGCCTCGGGCTCCTTGGGCTCTGGCTCTGGCTCGGGCTCCGGCTCGGGCTCAGGCTCGGGCTCGGGCTCCCACGAGAGGGACAGCACATCAGCCAGCATCACAC GCAGTAGTCAGAGCAGCCACACAAGCAAGTACTTCGGCAGCATCGATTCTTCTGAGGCTGAGGCTGGGGCTGCCCAGGCCAGAGCAGAGCCTGGGGACCAGGTCATTAAGTATGTGCTCCAGGATCCCATCTGGTTGCTCATGGCCAATGCGGACCAGCGAGTCATGATGACCTACCAGGTGCCCTCCAG GGACATGGCCTCGGTGCTGAAGCAGGACCGGGAGCGGCTCCGGGCCATGCAGAAGCAGCAGCCTCGGTTCTCAGAGGACCAGCGGAGAGAACTGGGTGCTGTACACTCCTGGGTCCGGAAGGGCCAGCTGCCTCGAGCCCTGGATGTGATG GCCTGCATGGACTGCGGTAGCAGCACCCAAGATCCTGGTCACCCCGACGACCCACTTTTCTCAGAGCTGGATGGACTGGGGCTGGAGCCCATGGAGGAGGGCGGAGgcgagggtggtggtggtggtgagggcagAGGAGGTGAGGGAAAGGGGTGGGGCGAGGCTGGGGCCCAAGCTGGGGCCAGTGTCTCCAGCTCTCAGGACCAGGCCATGGAGGAAGAGGAACAAGGTGGGAGCTCATCCAGTTCAGCCTTACCTGCCCCAGGACACCAAGCCAGCTAG